One region of Pseudomonas glycinae genomic DNA includes:
- the glnK gene encoding P-II family nitrogen regulator, which produces MKLVTAIIKPFKLDDVRESLSEIGVQGITVTEVKGFGRQKGHTELYRGAEYVVDFLPKVKIDVAIDDKDLDRVIEAITKAANTGKIGDGKIFVVNLEQAIRIRTGETDTDAI; this is translated from the coding sequence ATGAAGCTAGTCACTGCCATCATCAAGCCGTTCAAGTTGGACGACGTGCGCGAGTCGCTGTCCGAAATCGGCGTGCAGGGCATTACCGTTACTGAAGTCAAAGGCTTCGGTCGGCAGAAGGGTCACACCGAGCTGTATCGCGGCGCGGAGTATGTGGTCGATTTTCTGCCCAAGGTGAAAATCGACGTTGCCATCGACGACAAGGATCTGGATCGGGTTATCGAGGCGATAACCAAGGCTGCCAACACCGGCAAGATCGGTGACGGCAAGATCTTCGTGGTCAATCTGGAACAGGCGATCCGCATCCGTACCGGCGAAACCGATACCGACGCGATCTAA
- a CDS encoding ammonium transporter, whose protein sequence is MTLRKFAGLGALLSIVMPGLAMAADEVAAPVLNSGDTAWMLTSTALVLFMTIPGLALFYGGMVRSKNILSVMMQCFAITGLISVLWVIYGYSIAFDTTGMEQGVVNFNSFVGGFGKAFLAGVTPASLTGPAALFPEAVFITFQMTFAIITPALIVGAFAERMKFSAMLIFMGIWFTLVYAPIAHMVWSGNGGLMWDWGVLDFAGGTVVHINAGVAGLIACLVLGKRKGFPTTPMAPHNLGYTLMGAAMLWVGWFGFNAGSAAAANGTAGMAMLVTQIATAAAALGWMFAEWITHGKPSALGIASGVVAGLVAITPAAGTVGPMGALVIGLAAGVVCFFCATTLKRKLGYDDSLDAFGVHGIGGILGAILTGVFAAPSLGGFGTVTDIAAQVWIQCKGVGFTVIYTAIVTFIILKVLDAVMGLRVTEEEESVGLDLAQHNERGYNL, encoded by the coding sequence ATGACTCTGCGTAAATTCGCAGGGCTAGGAGCCCTGTTGTCTATCGTAATGCCCGGCCTGGCCATGGCGGCAGACGAAGTGGCAGCTCCAGTCCTGAACTCCGGCGACACCGCCTGGATGCTCACCTCCACAGCCCTCGTGCTATTCATGACCATTCCCGGCCTCGCGCTGTTCTACGGCGGCATGGTTCGGTCGAAAAACATTCTTTCCGTGATGATGCAGTGCTTCGCCATTACCGGTCTGATCAGCGTCCTGTGGGTCATTTATGGCTACAGCATCGCGTTCGACACCACCGGCATGGAGCAGGGCGTCGTCAACTTCAACTCGTTCGTGGGTGGTTTCGGCAAGGCGTTCCTCGCCGGTGTCACGCCAGCGAGCCTGACCGGCCCGGCGGCGCTGTTCCCCGAGGCGGTCTTCATCACCTTCCAGATGACCTTCGCGATCATCACCCCGGCGCTGATCGTCGGTGCGTTCGCCGAGCGGATGAAGTTCTCCGCGATGCTGATCTTCATGGGCATCTGGTTCACCCTGGTTTATGCACCGATCGCGCACATGGTCTGGTCCGGCAACGGCGGCCTGATGTGGGACTGGGGCGTACTCGACTTCGCCGGCGGCACCGTGGTGCACATCAACGCCGGTGTGGCCGGTCTGATTGCCTGCCTGGTTCTGGGCAAGCGCAAAGGCTTCCCGACCACCCCGATGGCGCCACACAATCTGGGTTACACCCTGATGGGCGCGGCGATGCTGTGGGTTGGCTGGTTCGGCTTCAACGCCGGTTCCGCTGCGGCCGCCAACGGCACCGCCGGCATGGCGATGCTGGTGACCCAGATCGCGACCGCCGCTGCTGCACTGGGCTGGATGTTCGCCGAGTGGATCACCCACGGCAAACCAAGCGCACTGGGTATCGCATCCGGCGTCGTTGCAGGTCTGGTGGCGATCACTCCGGCCGCGGGCACCGTGGGCCCGATGGGCGCCCTGGTCATCGGTCTGGCGGCAGGCGTGGTGTGCTTCTTCTGCGCCACCACCCTGAAACGCAAACTCGGTTATGACGACTCCCTGGATGCCTTCGGCGTGCACGGTATCGGCGGTATCCTTGGCGCGATCCTGACCGGTGTGTTCGCTGCACCGTCGCTGGGTGGCTTCGGCACCGTCACCGACATCGCCGCACAAGTCTGGATTCAGTGCAAAGGCGTCGGCTTCACCGTGATCTACACCGCGATCGTCACCTTCATCATCCTCAAGGTACTGGATGCCGTGATGGGTCTGCGCGTGACCGAGGAAGAAGAATCGGTCGGCCTGGATCTGGCACAACACAACGAGCGCGGCTACAACCTGTAA
- a CDS encoding secondary thiamine-phosphate synthase enzyme YjbQ translates to MWQQTLITLRARPRGFHLVTDELLAGLPELKACRVGLLHLWLQHTSASLTINENADPAVRRDFERFFNRLIPQGADGYEHNDEGLDDLPAHFKASVLGCQISLPVTAGRLALGTWQGVYLGEHRDHGGARKVLATLHGEGA, encoded by the coding sequence ATGTGGCAACAGACTCTGATAACCCTGCGGGCACGGCCCCGGGGCTTTCATCTGGTGACCGACGAGTTGCTCGCCGGCCTGCCTGAACTCAAGGCATGCCGGGTCGGTCTGTTGCATTTGTGGCTGCAGCATACCTCGGCGTCGTTGACCATCAACGAGAACGCCGATCCGGCGGTACGTCGCGACTTCGAACGATTTTTCAATCGTCTGATCCCACAAGGAGCAGACGGCTATGAGCATAACGACGAAGGCCTGGACGACCTCCCGGCGCACTTCAAGGCCAGCGTGCTGGGCTGTCAGATCAGTTTGCCGGTAACGGCGGGCCGACTGGCACTGGGTACCTGGCAAGGCGTTTATCTGGGCGAGCACCGTGATCATGGCGGTGCCCGTAAAGTCCTCGCCACCTTGCACGGTGAAGGGGCATAA
- the sutA gene encoding transcriptional regulator SutA, whose product MSDDDLENDDLEVGDEDEAEDGLEAAAEDVAEDDGGDDTPAPAAKGKAKAAVSVDELPSIEAKNKERDALAKAMEEFLARGGKVQEVEANVVADPPKKPDNKYGSRPI is encoded by the coding sequence ATGAGCGACGATGATCTGGAAAACGACGACCTCGAAGTAGGCGACGAAGACGAGGCCGAAGACGGTCTGGAAGCAGCAGCGGAAGACGTTGCTGAAGACGATGGCGGTGACGATACGCCGGCCCCGGCTGCCAAAGGCAAGGCCAAGGCTGCGGTGTCGGTCGACGAGTTGCCGAGCATCGAAGCCAAGAACAAGGAACGCGATGCCCTGGCCAAGGCCATGGAAGAGTTCCTTGCACGCGGCGGCAAGGTGCAGGAAGTGGAGGCCAACGTGGTCGCCGATCCGCCCAAGAAACCGGACAACAAGTACGGCAGCCGCCCTATCTGA
- a CDS encoding HAD family hydrolase: MSIQLITFDLDDTLWDTAPVIVSAEAVLREWLSEHAPNLGAVPVEHLWSIRERVLASEPGLKHRISALRRRVLFHALEEAGYAHGEASDLADKSFEVFLHARHQIEVFPEVEPILETLAKHYALGVVTNGNADVRRLGLADYFKFALCAEDIGIAKPDVRLFHEALQRGGVSAEAAVHIGDHPGDDIAGAQQAGLRAIWFNPAGKVWEAERLPDAEIRSLNDLPAVLARWNSRG, from the coding sequence ATGAGCATCCAGTTGATCACCTTCGACCTCGACGACACCCTGTGGGACACCGCCCCGGTGATCGTCAGCGCCGAAGCGGTTTTGCGCGAATGGCTGAGCGAACATGCGCCGAATCTGGGCGCGGTGCCGGTGGAGCATCTGTGGTCGATCCGCGAGCGGGTGCTGGCCAGCGAGCCGGGATTGAAGCACCGCATCAGCGCGCTGCGCCGACGAGTGCTGTTCCATGCGCTGGAGGAAGCCGGGTACGCCCATGGCGAAGCTTCGGATCTGGCAGACAAGAGTTTTGAAGTGTTTCTGCATGCGCGGCATCAGATCGAAGTGTTTCCGGAAGTCGAGCCGATCCTGGAAACCCTCGCCAAACACTACGCCCTCGGCGTGGTCACCAACGGCAACGCCGATGTGCGTCGGTTGGGGCTGGCGGATTACTTCAAGTTTGCGCTGTGCGCCGAAGACATCGGCATCGCCAAGCCGGATGTGCGACTGTTCCATGAAGCGTTGCAGCGCGGTGGCGTGAGCGCCGAGGCGGCGGTGCATATCGGTGACCACCCGGGGGACGACATCGCCGGGGCGCAGCAAGCGGGATTGCGTGCGATCTGGTTCAACCCGGCCGGCAAGGTCTGGGAAGCGGAGCGCCTGCCGGATGCCGAGATTCGTAGCCTGAACGATCTGCCCGCGGTGCTCGCCCGCTGGAACAGCCGCGGCTAA
- the xerC gene encoding tyrosine recombinase XerC, with translation MERQLDAYCEHLRSERQVSPHTLSAYRRDLDKVLGWCIKQNIGSWQALDIQRLRSLIARLHAQGQSSRSLARLLSAVRGLYHYLNREGLCDHDPATGLAPPKGERRLPKTLDTDRALQLLEGAVEDDFLARRDQAILELFYSSGLRLSELTGLNLDQLDLADGMVQVLGKGSKTRLLPVGKKAREALEHWLPLRALTNPADDAVFVSQQGRRLGPRAIQVRVKLAGERELGQNLHPHMLRHSFASHLLESSQDLRAVQELLGHSDIKTTQIYTHLDFQHLAAVYDSAHPRAKRMKGDDS, from the coding sequence ATGGAACGACAACTGGACGCTTACTGCGAACACCTGCGCAGTGAGCGGCAGGTGTCGCCGCATACGCTGTCGGCCTACCGCCGCGATCTCGATAAAGTCCTCGGCTGGTGCATCAAACAGAACATTGGCAGTTGGCAGGCGCTCGACATCCAGCGCCTGCGCAGCCTGATCGCCCGTCTGCATGCCCAGGGCCAGTCCTCGCGCAGTCTGGCGCGCCTGCTTTCAGCGGTGCGCGGGCTCTATCACTATCTGAATCGTGAAGGTCTCTGCGATCACGATCCGGCCACCGGCCTGGCACCGCCCAAAGGCGAGCGCCGCTTGCCGAAAACCCTCGATACCGACCGAGCGCTGCAATTGCTCGAAGGCGCAGTCGAGGACGACTTTCTGGCCCGGCGCGATCAGGCGATTCTGGAATTGTTCTATTCCTCCGGCCTGCGGCTGTCAGAGCTGACCGGGCTCAATCTCGATCAGCTCGATCTGGCGGACGGCATGGTTCAAGTGCTCGGCAAAGGCAGCAAGACACGCCTGTTGCCGGTCGGCAAAAAGGCCCGTGAAGCACTGGAGCACTGGCTACCACTGCGGGCGCTAACCAACCCGGCAGACGACGCGGTATTCGTCAGCCAGCAAGGCCGACGCCTCGGCCCGCGCGCGATTCAGGTTCGGGTCAAACTCGCCGGCGAGCGCGAACTGGGGCAGAACCTGCACCCGCACATGTTGCGGCACTCCTTCGCCAGCCATTTGCTCGAATCCTCCCAGGACCTGCGCGCAGTGCAGGAACTGCTCGGCCACTCGGACATCAAGACCACCCAGATCTACACCCACCTGGACTTCCAGCACCTGGCGGCGGTCTACGACAGCGCCCATCCACGGGCCAAACGCATGAAAGGCGACGATTCATGA
- a CDS encoding DUF484 family protein, translating to MTDKPQVPARQSGESASESLEAAAVAAYLEAHPDFFVEHEELLPSLRIPHQRGDTVSLVERQMAILRDRNIEMRHRLSHLMDVARDNDRLFDKTRRLILALMDAATLEDVVISVEDSLRQDFQVPFVSLILLGDNPAPVGRWVTHADAQTAIGGLLTEGKSVSGSLREHELDFLFGEEQRKQIGSTAVVAVSHQGIHGILAIASRDPQHYKSSVGTLFLSYIAEVMGRVLPRVNSSLRSVR from the coding sequence CAGCGTCCGAGAGCCTGGAGGCGGCAGCAGTTGCCGCGTACCTGGAGGCTCATCCGGACTTCTTCGTCGAGCATGAAGAACTGCTGCCGTCCCTGCGCATCCCCCATCAGCGCGGCGATACCGTCTCGCTGGTCGAGCGCCAGATGGCCATCCTGCGCGACCGCAACATCGAGATGCGTCATCGCCTCTCGCACCTGATGGACGTCGCCCGGGACAACGATCGCCTGTTCGACAAGACCCGTCGCCTGATCCTTGCACTGATGGACGCTGCCACCCTGGAAGACGTGGTGATCAGCGTCGAAGACAGCCTGCGCCAGGATTTCCAGGTGCCCTTCGTCAGCCTGATCCTGCTCGGCGACAACCCGGCCCCGGTTGGCCGCTGGGTGACCCACGCCGACGCGCAGACCGCCATCGGCGGATTGCTCACTGAGGGCAAGAGCGTCAGCGGCAGCCTGCGCGAACATGAACTGGACTTCCTGTTCGGCGAAGAGCAGCGCAAGCAGATCGGCTCCACCGCCGTGGTCGCCGTCAGCCATCAGGGCATCCACGGAATCCTGGCCATCGCCAGCCGTGATCCGCAGCACTACAAGAGCTCGGTCGGCACGCTGTTCCTCAGCTACATCGCCGAAGTCATGGGTCGCGTGCTGCCACGGGTCAACAGCTCCCTGCGCTCGGTACGCTGA